DNA from Roseimicrobium sp. ORNL1:
GAGCCAGCCGACGCCCACCAGTTGCAGGTGGAGCACCGGAGTCACCTCGTCAATCTGGTGCGACCCGGTGACCATGTGACGACCGCTGCCCAGCTGGACCAGAGCCTGTACGCACTGGCCCAGGAACTCCTGCAGAAGAGCCATGCCGCAGCTCCGCATGCGCATGCCACCTCACCCCACCAGCACCGGCCCAAGGGCATGTCCTGGGTGATGCGACTGCCGATTCTACTGCTCGCGGCCCTGCTGGCCGCCTACCTGTGGCAGGCCTCGCAGCCCGGCGGTCCCTATGTCATTCTCCACCCGCCCGGCTCCCTGCTGGCAGGCCTGTCTCCTGATGAGATTGCCGCCGAGCAGGAGCGGACCGTCATTGGTGCACTCGAAACCCGGCGTCTCGCTCGTGAGGTCGCGCAAATCACCCCGCAGCAGGGGATGCTGCGCGAGCAATATGACTCTCGCACAAAGCAGGAACTGGCGATTGCCTCCGTGGCCGCACGTTACGGAAAGGACGCGGATGCCTTGGGCGCTGAAATCGAGTCCTGGGCCCGCTCCACCCAAGCCTCAAGTACCGCCGCCCCCCCGCTCGACAACGCCCTGGCCGCCTATCTTTTGGCGGACTACGAAACCGCTGCCAAGGAGGCAGGACGATTTGCCCTCGCGGCTGAGCAAAGCACGCCGCCAAATCATTCCCAGGCACTGAGCGGTTGGTTCCTGCAAGGACACTGCTGGCTCCAGCAATTGAAGTTCCACGACGCCCTCGAATCCTACCGCCACGCCTTCGCCCACACCAACATCGATCAGCAGCCCCTGGTCTGGAGTGACCTCGGCCTCGCGGAAGCGCAGGCATTGCTGCAACTTGGACGATGGAACGAAGCCATGCCGGCCTTCAAAACCTGCATCCGCCTGAGGTCCGCCTACCTGCCGCCGGACGCTCCGGAAATGGCCTGGGCCATGACCTCCCTCGCCTCCCTCTATACCTCCATGGACAAGATGGGTGAGGCCGAATCCCTCCTGCATGAATCCGCCAAGATCATGGAAATGCGCTTCAAGCCCGGCCATTTCGAAGTGGCCGGTGCCCTGGCAAACTTGGGAGAAGTCATGAGACTCTCAGGAAAGACCGCAGAAGCCGAGCCGGTGCTGTGCCAGTCCATCGCTCTCTACGAAAAGCTTCGGGGCAAAGAAGCTCCCGAGGTCTCCCGGGTGCTGGGAAGCCTGGCCCGCCTTGTTTCAGACGCTGGAAGACAGAGCGAAGCCGTCCTGCTCGCGGAGAAGGCGGTTTCCATCGATGAGCGCTGCTTCGGTCCCAACCACCCCCGGGTAGCTCGCAGCCTGACCAACCTCTCCTTGATTCTCGCGCCGCAGGACCATGCCCGCGCCGTGACCCTGCAGCGCAGGGTCCTCGCCATCATGGAGAAACAGTTTGGCCCCACCCATGCCGAAACTGCCAGTGCGCTCAACAATCTCGCCGGACTAATCCAGGATGGACCGGAACGGGACGAGGCGGAGCAGATGTTCCGCACTGCGCTGAAGGCGGATGAGGTCCTGTTTGGCAGAAGTCACCCCAATCTTCTCCGGGATCTGCGCAACCTCGCCGCGCTGTTGAGAAACTCCGGACGCAGGGACGAGGCGATCGCCTACTATCTGCAGGCGCTGGGTCTCGCCGAAGTGCACTTTGGAAAGGACCACTCAGAAACGGTGACCAGCCTGCGCCAGTTGTCCCTCCAGCTCGCGGAGGCACGGCGTTTCGTGGAAGCGGAACCCTTTGGCCGTAGAGCCCTCGCTTCGGCAACCAAGCTGTACGGCAACGAGAACCTGGAAGTCGCCAGGTGCGCCCGCGACCTCGCCTTCTGCCTGGCGGTCTCTGGCAA
Protein-coding regions in this window:
- a CDS encoding tetratricopeptide repeat protein — protein: MGVPVIYLSAAPTDLRTHRARAEKILTSAGLKVVMLEAGRSQDWSQIRKSLRQELRNCTAVVHFAGLCYGSEPSDSPPGAPRRSHAQMEFHIARDLRLPIYTFLLPERFPFDAHSPEPADAHQLQVEHRSHLVNLVRPGDHVTTAAQLDQSLYALAQELLQKSHAAAPHAHATSPHQHRPKGMSWVMRLPILLLAALLAAYLWQASQPGGPYVILHPPGSLLAGLSPDEIAAEQERTVIGALETRRLAREVAQITPQQGMLREQYDSRTKQELAIASVAARYGKDADALGAEIESWARSTQASSTAAPPLDNALAAYLLADYETAAKEAGRFALAAEQSTPPNHSQALSGWFLQGHCWLQQLKFHDALESYRHAFAHTNIDQQPLVWSDLGLAEAQALLQLGRWNEAMPAFKTCIRLRSAYLPPDAPEMAWAMTSLASLYTSMDKMGEAESLLHESAKIMEMRFKPGHFEVAGALANLGEVMRLSGKTAEAEPVLCQSIALYEKLRGKEAPEVSRVLGSLARLVSDAGRQSEAVLLAEKAVSIDERCFGPNHPRVARSLTNLSLILAPQDHARAVTLQRRVLAIMEKQFGPTHAETASALNNLAGLIQDGPERDEAEQMFRTALKADEVLFGRSHPNLLRDLRNLAALLRNSGRRDEAIAYYLQALGLAEVHFGKDHSETVTSLRQLSLQLAEARRFVEAEPFGRRALASATKLYGNENLEVARCARDLAFCLAVSGKLEEAASLYEQAQTIAEKQLGADDISVFHDVRNRAAVLRDLGDKPKALEAYRRTYTMARRILGHEHPQTLTSMDNLACMLRDTKHYTDAEYMFRDLLEIREKLWGHDNVVLANDLSDLAGVLFLKLRHADAEPIYRRALKLVATAPKDTNGLQALLKTARQNYSNNLRRLDISEEETTLRMRRIESGEEIEDLAASARTP